In Rosa chinensis cultivar Old Blush chromosome 1, RchiOBHm-V2, whole genome shotgun sequence, a genomic segment contains:
- the LOC112174050 gene encoding pectinesterase 2 — protein sequence MATKLSSFILCLSLALLSSTALSSVLSTGLDYWCSKTPYPAACKATFAHDPKHYSIPKKMSDFKKIAIESTLENALKVQSHNKWLGQKCRTEKEKAAWSDCLKLYEETITLLNRTVDPNTKCTEFDSQTWLSTGLTNLETCRAGFVELGVSDFVLPLMSNNVSKLISNSLSINNGSSTPAVTNQYKEGFPAWVKPGDRRLLQSTPATDVVVAQDGSGNYKTIKAALDAAAKRSGTKRFVIRVKSGVYKENLEIKLKNIYLLGDGLRSTIITGSRSVVGGSTTFNSATVAVTGDGFIASGITFRNTAGPENHQAVALRSGADLSVFYRCSFEGYQDTLYTHSQRQFYKECYIYGTVDFIFGNAAVVLQNCMIYARKPMSGQKNTITAQGRTDPNQNTGISIHDSRIMAAPDLKPVIGSVKTFLGRPWKEYSRTVFLQSYLDSLVDPAGWLEWDGNFALKTLYYGEYKNKGPGSGTSGRVKWGGYRVITSSSEVSKFTVGNFIAGSSWLPATGVPFTSGL from the exons ATGGCGACCAAGCTAAGCTCATTCATTCTCTGCCTCTCCTTGGCTCTACTATCCTCAACAGCCCTTTCCAGTGTTCTCTCCACCGGCTTAGATTATTGGTGCAGCAAAACCCCATACCCTGCAGCTTGCAAAGCCACCTTCGCCCATGACCCTAAACACTACTCCATCCCCAAAAAGATGTCCGACTTCAAAAAAATCGCAATTGAATCCACACTGGAAAACGCCCTCAAAGTACAGAGCCACAACAAGTGGCTAGGGCAGAAATGCAGAACCGAAAAGGAAAAGGCCGCGTGGTCCGATTGTCTAAAGCTATACGAAGAAACCATCACCCTCCTCAACCGAACCGTGGACCCTAACACTAAATGCACCGAGTTTGACTCGCAGACCTGGCTGAGCACTGGCCTGACTAACCTCGAAACATGCCGCGCCGGGTTTGTTGAGCTAGGCGTGTCTGACTTTGTGCTACCACTCATGTCCAACAACGTTTCCAAGCTCATTAGCAACAGTCTATCCATCAACAACGGTTCGAGTACTCCAGCGGTAACAAACCAATATAAGGAGGGTTTTCCGGCTTGGGTTAAGCCCGGTGATAGGAGACTGCTGCAGTCTACACCAGCCACCGACGTGGTGGTTGCTCAAGACGGGTCAGGTAACTACAAGACCATCAAGGCGGCTTTGGATGCTGCGGCCAAGAGGAGCGGGACTAAGAGGTTTGTGATACGTGTGAAGAGTGGGGTTTACAAGGAGAACCTTGAGATTAAGTTGAAGAATATTTATCTGCTCGGAGACGGGTTGAGATCTACTATTATCACCGGTAGCCGGAGTGTAGTTGGTGGTTCTACGACTTTCAACTCTGCAACTGTTG CGGTAACTGGAGATGGCTTCATTGCAAGCGGAATAACATTCCGCAACACAGCGGGACCAGAAAATCATCAAGCCGTAGCCCTCCGATCAGGCGCTGATCTCTCCGTCTTCTACCGTTGTAGCTTCGAAGGCTACCAAGACACCCTCTACACCCATTCCCAACGTCAATTCTACAAAGAATGCTACATATACGGTACCgtagacttcatctttggtaaCGCTGCAGTGGTCCTCCAAAATTGCATGATCTACGCAAGAAAACCCATGAGTGGTCAAAAGAACACAATCACTGCCCAAGGCCGGACCGACCCGAACCAAAACACAGGCATTTCGATCCACGATTCTCGAATCATGGCCGCCCCAGACCTTAAACCGGTGATCGGGTCAGTCAAGACGTTCCTAGGAAGGCCGTGGAAGGAGTATTCACGTACGGTCTTTTTACAGAGTTACCTTGACAGTTTGGTTGATCCAGCTGGGTGGTTAGAATGGGATGGTAACTTTGCTCTGAAAACTTTGTACTATGGAGAGTACAAGAACAAGGGACCTGGTTCTGGGACTAGTGGAAGGGTTAAGTGGGGTGGTTATCGTGTGATTACTAGTTCATCAGAAGTCTCCAAGTTTACAGTTGGTAACTTCATAGCTGGAAGCTCATGGTTGCCTGCAACTGGTGTGCCCTTCACTTCTGGCCTCTGA
- the LOC112181674 gene encoding probable pectinesterase/pectinesterase inhibitor 60, with amino-acid sequence MAMKLTFLHSLLIFSSMLFQTALSRSHHHPSNRIRTWCNKTPHPEPCKYWMSHYPHRLTPKHSTDFRKLMVQVALERALSAKSYASQFKQNCESDPQKAAWTDCLKLFDNTVHQLNRTLQGLDTKHKETCTNFDAQTWLSAALTYIHTCRDGSKELNVSNFITPIYTSNNNVSELISNSLAIGSQLLEKENRTTTDEGYESFPSWLSNHDRRLLAASSIKANLVVAKDGSGHFRTIQAALNLAAKRKRMTRFVIHVKKGVYRENIEVVNTNTNIMLVGDSLRYTIITGGRSVKGGYTTFNSATAGIDGPGFIARGITFSNTAGALKGQAVALRSSSDLSVFYRCAFQGYQDTLMVHSQRQFYRECYIYGTIDFIFGNAAVVFQSCIIYVRKPLWGQVNVITAQARNDPFQSTGISIHNSQVRAAPDLKPVIRYYKTYLGRPWMQYSRVVFMKCYLDSLVDPAGWLEWQRTNFALSTLYYGEYKNFGPASSTRYRVKWPGFHVITSANVATSFTVGSLIAGRSWLPTTGVPFTSGL; translated from the exons ATGGCTATGAAACTAACTTTCCTACACTCTTTACTCATTTTCTCATCCATGCTCTTTCAGACAGCCCTATCAAGAAGCCACCACCATCCCTCCAATCGCATTCGAACATGGTGCAACAAAACCCCTCACCCGGAGCCATGCAAATACTGGATGTCCCATTACCCCCACCGTCTCACCCCGAAGCACTCCACCGATTTCCGAAAGCTGATGGTCCAGGTTGCCCTCGAGAGAGCCCTCAGTGCTAAATCATACGCCTCCCAATTCAAGCAAAACTGCGAAAGCGATCCCCAAAAGGCTGCGTGGACCGATTGCTTGAAGCTCTTCGACAACACGGTCCACCAGCTCAACCGCACCCTGCAAGGCCTAGACACCAAGCATAAAGAGACCTGCACCAATTTTGATGCACAGACTTGGCTCAGCGCCGCCCTCACCTACATTCACACTTGCCGAGACGGATCCAAGGAACTGAACGTATCGAACTTCATAACCCCTATTTATACGTCCAACAACAATGTGTCCGAGCTTATTAGCAACAGTTTGGCAATTGGTTCACAACTTCTGGAGAAAGAAAATCGAACAACCACAGACGAAGGGTATGAGTCTTTTCCCAGTTGGCTTTCAAACCACGACAGGAGGCTATTGGCAGCTTCTTCGATCAAGGCTAACCTCGTGGTGGCGAAAGACGGATCGGGCCACTTTCGGACCATCCAGGCGGCATTAAATTTGGCGGCAAAGCGAAAAAGAATGACCAGATTTGTTATCCATGTCAAAAAAGGTGTTTATAGGGAGAACATTGAAGTTGTCAACACCAACACTAACATCATGCTGGTTGGTGATAGCTTGAGGTATACGATAATCACAGGTGGCAGAAGTGTCAAAGGAGGTTACACTACTTTTAACTCTGCAACTGCAG GCATTGACGGGCCTGGCTTCATTGCCCGCGGCATCACATTCAGCAACACTGCCGGAGCACTAAAGGGACAAGCGGTGGCCCTTCGATCCAGCTCCGACCTTTCAGTATTCTACCGTTGCGCCTTCCAAGGCTACCAAGACACTCTCATGGTCCACTCTCAAAGACAATTCTACAGAGAATGTTACATCTATGGCACCATAGACTTTATATTTGGTAATGCTGCTGTTGTTTTCCAGAGTTGCATTATTTACGTAAGAAAACCCTTATGGGGCCAAGTCAATGTCATCACAGCCCAAGCCCGAAACGACCCGTTTCAAAGCACGGGTATTTCAATCCATAACTCTCAAGTTCGGGCTGCCCCAGACCTTAAGCCGGTGATTCGCTACTATAAAACATACTTGGGCCGGCCATGGATGCAATATTCTCGGGTTGTCTTCATGAAATGTTACCTTGATAGCTTGGTCGACCCGGCAGGTTGGCTGGAATGGCAAAGAACTAATTTTGCTCTAAGCACTTTGTATTATGGGGAGTACAAGAATTTTGGTCCTGCCTCGTCCACCAGATATAGGGTCAAGTGGCCTGGTTTTCATGTCATTACTAGTGCAAATGTGGCAACATCGTTCACCGTCGGAAGCCTTATTGCCGGACGATCGTGGCTGCCCACCACTGGTGTTCCGTTCACGTCAGGCCTTTGA
- the LOC112182143 gene encoding endoglucanase 4, with protein sequence MSLFGRLRTVVLLAAMMVVMVVKASQDYGDALTKSILFFEGQRSGKLPSRQRMTWRKDSALKDGFQIGVDLVGGYYDAGDNVKFNFPMAFSTTMLAWSVLEFGKDMGADLPRALDAIRWGTDYFLKATSIPGFVFAQVGEPYGDHNCWERPEDMDTPRNPYAVSKQFPGSEVSAEIAAALAASSMVFKHVDLEYSARLLKRARMVFEFAETYRGSYNDALGPWVCPFYCDFSGYEDELIWGATWLFKATTDPTYSNYVVENVHKLEKSVMRNVNGLAYSSVGGSFAEFGWDSKNAGINVLASKLFMSSIDIGSSPFIHNSDKFICSLLPESPTISVSYSPGGLLFKPGGSNLQHATTLSFLLVVYSRYLKQANRVVHCNNVVASPARLVQVAKGQVDYILGSNPLNMSYMVGYGKKFPQRIHHRGSSLPSVGQHPKQIGCKDGSVYFNSSNPNPNMLTGAVVGGPDIKDSYEDSRVDFVQSEPTTYINAPFVGVLAYFKSHPWS encoded by the exons ATGAGTCTGTTTGGGAGATTAAGGACGGTGGTTTTACTGGCGGCGAtgatggtggtgatggtggtgaaGGCTTCGCAGGACTATGGGGATGCATTGACGAAGAGCATATTGTTCTTTGAGGGCCAGAGGTCAGGGAAGCTACCCTCTCGTCAGAGAATGACTTGGAGGAAAGATTCTGCACTTAAGGATGGATTTCAGATTGGT GTTGATTTGGTAGGGGGTTACTACGATGCCGGTGACAATGTGAAGTTCAACTTTCCGATGGCTTTCTCGACAACCATGCTGGCATGGAGCGTGTTAGAGTTCGGGAAGGACATGGGTGCAGACCTACCCCGTGCACTTGATGCCATTCGATGGGGAACGGACTACTTCCTCAAAGCCACAAGCATTCCTGGCTTTGTGTTTGCCCAAGTTGGCGAACCTTACGGCGACCACAATTGTTGGGAGAGGCCTGAGGACATGGACACCCCAAGAAACCCCTATGCAGTTAGCAAACAGTTCCCAGGTTCTGAAGTCTCGGCAGAGATTGCAGCTGCCCTAGCAGCCTCTTCCATGGTTTTTAAGCATGTTGATTTGGAATACTCTGCAAGGCTTCTCAAAAGGGCTAGAATG GTGTTTGAGTTTGCAGAAACATACCGGGGCTCCTATAATGATGCTCTTGGACCATGGGTTTGTCCATTTTACTGTGATTTTAGTGGCTATGAG GACGAATTGATTTGGGGAGCAACATGGTTGTTTAAGGCAACTACGGACCCTACATACTCGAACTATGTAGTAGAAAACGTACACAAGCTGGAAAAATCTGTCATGAGAAATGTAAATGGTTTAGCATATTCTTCTGTAGGTGGAAGCTTTGCCGAATTTGGATGGGATTCAAAGAACGCAGGCATCAATGTACTGGCTTCCAAG TTGTTCATGTCTAGCATCGATATCGGTTCTAGTCCTTTCATTCACAATTCCGACAAGTTCATATGCAGTTTGTTACCTGAATCGCCAACCATATCAGTCTCATATTCTCCAG GTGGGCTTTTATTTAAACCTGGAGGAAGTAATCTGCAGCATGCAACAACTCTGTCATTTCTCTTGGTTGTTTATTCTCGTTATCTGAAGCAAGCCAATAGAGTAGTTCACTGTAACAATGTTGTTGCCAGTCCAGCTAGACTTGTTCAAGTTGCAAAAGGCCAG GTGGATTACATACTAGGAAGTAACCCATTGAACATGTCATATATGGTCGGGTATGGCAAAAAGTTTCCTCAGAGAATTCATCATCGGGGGTCATCGTTACCGTCGGTTGGTCAACACCCTAAACAGATTGGTTGCAAAGACGGAAGCGTTTACTTTAACAGCAGTAACCCAAATCCTAATATGCTAACTGGGGCTGTTGTTGGAGGACCAGATATAAAGGATTCATATGAAGATTCTCGAGTGGATTTTGTGCAGTCCGAGCCAACCACATACATCAATGCACCATTTGTAGGCGTCTTGGCTTACTTCAAATCGCATCCATGGTCCTAA